In Victivallis sp. Marseille-Q1083, the genomic stretch TGGCCTTCGGCGGTGAATTCGGCGGCTTTTCCGGAACCGTCCAGCCCGGCCAGGCGACACAGGTGATCGGCCAATTTCAACGGCAGTTGTTCCCCCAGCAGATTGCGGAGGAATTTTTTGCCCTGTTGCTGCCGCCAGAGTTGAAACTGCCGGAGCCATGCGTCCGTCCGGCGTTCCGCCAGCAGATTGATCTCCAGCGTCACCGCCGGCCGTTTCGCCAGCAGAGCGGCAATCCGGCCGGAAATGTCCAATACCGCCGGCCCGGAAACCCCATGATGAGTGAACAGCAGTTCGCCGCTGCCGGCAAGCTGCTGCCGCTGACCGCCGCGCACCGTGCAACTGCAGTCGGGTAAAACGATGCCGGCACAATCGCCGACCCAGGCCGCCGGCGTTCGCAGACCGACCATCGCCGGACAGGGAGTGACGATTTCATGACCGATTTGCTCGGCCAGCCGGTAACCGCCGCCGCGGCCGCCCAGCGCCGGATAACCGCAACCGCCGGTGGTGATGATCACCCGGCCGGCCCGGACGACCCGGCCGTCTCCGGTTTCGATGCCGTAGGCCTGGTCCTCCCTGACGATCCGTCCGGCGCTGCAGCCGGTGACCAGCCGGACGCCGCGCTGCCGGCACTCATTCTCCAACGCGCACAGCACGTCGCCGGCTCGCTCCGAAACCGGAAAAACATGAAATCCGTCCGTCGACCGGGTCGGTACGCCGCGGGCGGCAAACCAGCCGCGCAATGCTTCCGGCGGCAGAAAACGCAGCGCCGGCAGCAGAAAACGCCACTGCCGGCCGAAACGTTCCGCCAATGCCTCCGGCGGCAGCCGGTTGGTCAAATTGCATTTGCCCGCTCCGGTGGCCAGCAGTTTCCGGCCGATGGCCGGCAATTGCTCCAGTACGGTCACCCGGCCGTTTCCGGCCGCCTGGCAGGCCGCCATCAAACCGGCCGGCCCGGCGCCGATGATGACGATATCCGAACGATCATTTCCCATTGAACAGCTCCCTTCCGCATCGCTGATCCGGTAAATATAAATGGAATGCGCCATAAATCAATCTATATTTTTGACTCTGAATGAATGTGGAGTATATTTACCAATTGTTTTATATTTTTTAAGAAATCCAAGGTGAAGTTTCAAGTATGATGGAAGATGCAGTGCGGCAGATTTTGCAGGCGATCGGCGAAGACCCGGAACGGGAAGGATTGCTGGATACGCCGAAACGGGTCCGCAAAAGTTTTGAATATTTGATGGGCGGTTACCGTAAAAATCTTGCCGCCGTGATCAACGGTGCTTTGTTCGAAGCGGAATCGGACGATATGATCATCGTCCGGGATATTGAATTTTACAGCATGTGCGAGCATCATATGCTGCCGTTCTTCGGCAAGTGCCACGTCGGTTACATCCCGCAGAAAAAAATTCTCGGCGTCAGCAAAGTGGCGCGGATTGTCGATATGTTTTCCCGGCGACTGCAGATTCAGGAGCGTTTGACCAGGCAGATTGCCGAGGCAATCATGCAGACGGTGGACGCCGAAGGCGTCGGGGTGGTAATGGAGGCCAAACATCTGTGCATGCAGATGCGCGGGGTCGAAAAGCAGCATTCGATGATGACGACTTCGGCAATGCAGGGCTCGTTCCGGGCGGAAGGTCCGACCCGGGCGGAATTCCTGCGGTTGATCCGCGGTTGATCCGCGGTTGATCCGGCGGGGAGTTTGAAGCGGCGATGCGGGCATTGGTGCAGCGGGTTTCTTCCGGCGCGGTTTGCGTTGGAACGGAGCAGCTCGGCGCGATCGGAAAAGGTTTGGTCATTCTGCTGGGAGTGACGCATGCCGATACGGCTGCCGACGTCGATTTTCTGGCGGAGAAATGCGTCAATCTGCGGATTTTTGCCGACGAAGCCGGCAAAATGAACCGCTCCTTGGCCGACCTCGGCGGCGCGGCATTGATTGTTTCACAATTTACGTTGTACGCAGATTGTTCGCACGGCCGCCGTCCCGGCTTTGCCGAGGCGGCGCCGCCGGAACAGGCCGAACGATTGTACGATTTATTTGTCGATCGGGTGAAGCGCTCCGGCATCGGAGTCGCCACCGGGCGGTTCGGCGCCGAGATGCAATTGGAGATCCACAACGACGGGCCGGTGACTTTGCTGGTGGAATCCCGCAAATGAGCGAGCCGAAAACGGGGAACTTTTTAGAAAGCTGGAAATGAATAGGAAACGAGTGGTTGTCCTGGGCGCGACCGGTTCCATCGGGGAAAACGCCTTTCGCGTCCTGGAAAAATTTCCGGAGCGCTTCGATGTCGTCGGCCTGGTGGCCCGCAACAATATTGCCCGTCTGGCCCAGCAGGCGCGGGTGCTGCATTGCCGCCAGGTTGTCACCACCGACCCGGCCAAACGGGAAAGTTTGCAGAATCTGCTGCCGCACGGTTATTATGCCTTCGGCGGCGAATCGGCGGTAATCGATCTGGTCTGCAGTTCGGAGGTCGATGTCGTCTTGTGCGCCATCGTCGGCACCGGCGGCGTCCAACCGGTGCTGGCGGCGCTGCAGGCCGGCAAGACGGTGGCGCTGGCCAGCAAGGAAGTGCTGGTGATGGCCGGCGAACTGGTGATGAATTTGATCTACTCCGGCCACGGCCGGATTATCCCGGTCGACAGTGAACACAGCGCTATTTTTCAGTGTCTCTCCGGAAGATCGCCGGGCGAATTGGAACATATCATGTTGACGGCGTCCGGCGGCGCGTTCCGCGATGCCGGAATCGAAGAGATGCGCCGGGCGACGCCGGAGCGGGCATTGGCCCATCCGACCTGGTCGATGGGGCCCAAAGTGACCATCGATTCGGCGTCATTGATGAACAAGGCGCTGGAGATTGTCGAAGCCGGTTATCTGTTCGGCGTCGGACCGGAGAAAATCCGGGTGGTCATCCATCCGCAGTCGATCGTTCATTCGATGATCGAATTGAAGGACGGGTCGATTCTGGCGCAGTTGGCGCAAACCGATATGCGTTTCGCCATCCAGTATGCGTTGAGTTATCCGGAGCGCTTGAATGGCGAATTGCCGCGGCTGCAATTGAAGGATCTGTGCCGTTTGGAATTCCGGGAGCCGGACCGGCGGCGCTTCCCGTCCATCGGCTTTGCCGAGGAGGCTTTGCGGCGCGGCGGGACGATGCCGGCGGTGATGAATGCCGCCAATGAAGTGGCCGTCGCGGCGTTTTGCCAGGGCAGGCTGCGTTTCACCGACATCTGGACGGTGATCGAGCGGACCATGCGGGCGCACCGGGTCGAAGCGCAGCGCGATCTGGCGACGGTGCTGGCGGCCGACCGCTGGGCGAGGGAGTTCGCCGGCGCGGTGGAGTTGTAATTGAGAATCATTGTAAAATAAATAAATACTTGAGGAGGGCGGCAAACGATGCTGATGGAGCTGTTGAATTACCTGGAAGTCATCGGATTGATCATTCTGGTGATTTTCTTTGTTGGAATGTGCATTTTCGTGCACGAACTCGGCCATTTCCTGGCGGCAAAATTGTGCGGCATGCACATCGACGCATTTTCCATCGGCTTTAAAAAAGCCTGGGGCAAGACGGTGAACGGCATTGAATACCGGATCGGTTACCTGCCGTTCGGCGGCTACGTCGAACTGCCGCAGGTGGATTCTACCAGCAACACGCCGAAGACGGCCGACGGCCGGGAGCTGCCGCGCGCCAAACCCTGGCAGCGGATTGTCACCGCTTTCGCCGGGCCGTTGTTCAATATTATTTTCGGGCTGCTGCTCGGTTGCGTCATCTGGTGGGGCGGCATTCCCCAGGATACCCCCAACATGCGGCAAATCATCGTCCGGGAAATCGCTGAAAACAGTCCGGAATACCGGGCCGGGCTGCGGGTTGGCGATGCCATTGTGAAACTCAACGGTAAAGAATTTTTCTGTCCCTGGAATAAATTCGTCCAGGAAATCATGTTCAATTTCGAAAAGAGCGGTGTGACGCTGGATGTGGTACGGGACGGCAAGACTTTTCAGGTCAGCTAC encodes the following:
- a CDS encoding NAD(P)/FAD-dependent oxidoreductase; this encodes MGNDRSDIVIIGAGPAGLMAACQAAGNGRVTVLEQLPAIGRKLLATGAGKCNLTNRLPPEALAERFGRQWRFLLPALRFLPPEALRGWFAARGVPTRSTDGFHVFPVSERAGDVLCALENECRQRGVRLVTGCSAGRIVREDQAYGIETGDGRVVRAGRVIITTGGCGYPALGGRGGGYRLAEQIGHEIVTPCPAMVGLRTPAAWVGDCAGIVLPDCSCTVRGGQRQQLAGSGELLFTHHGVSGPAVLDISGRIAALLAKRPAVTLEINLLAERRTDAWLRQFQLWRQQQGKKFLRNLLGEQLPLKLADHLCRLAGLDGSGKAAEFTAEGQRRLAAMLTALPMEITATDGWNKAMVTHGGVSLKKVDPATLESRLQPGIYFAGEVLDVDGPCGGYNLQWAFSSGALAGFCCAARGL
- the folE gene encoding GTP cyclohydrolase I FolE produces the protein MEDAVRQILQAIGEDPEREGLLDTPKRVRKSFEYLMGGYRKNLAAVINGALFEAESDDMIIVRDIEFYSMCEHHMLPFFGKCHVGYIPQKKILGVSKVARIVDMFSRRLQIQERLTRQIAEAIMQTVDAEGVGVVMEAKHLCMQMRGVEKQHSMMTTSAMQGSFRAEGPTRAEFLRLIRG
- the dtd gene encoding D-aminoacyl-tRNA deacylase, producing MRALVQRVSSGAVCVGTEQLGAIGKGLVILLGVTHADTAADVDFLAEKCVNLRIFADEAGKMNRSLADLGGAALIVSQFTLYADCSHGRRPGFAEAAPPEQAERLYDLFVDRVKRSGIGVATGRFGAEMQLEIHNDGPVTLLVESRK
- the dxr gene encoding 1-deoxy-D-xylulose-5-phosphate reductoisomerase; its protein translation is MNRKRVVVLGATGSIGENAFRVLEKFPERFDVVGLVARNNIARLAQQARVLHCRQVVTTDPAKRESLQNLLPHGYYAFGGESAVIDLVCSSEVDVVLCAIVGTGGVQPVLAALQAGKTVALASKEVLVMAGELVMNLIYSGHGRIIPVDSEHSAIFQCLSGRSPGELEHIMLTASGGAFRDAGIEEMRRATPERALAHPTWSMGPKVTIDSASLMNKALEIVEAGYLFGVGPEKIRVVIHPQSIVHSMIELKDGSILAQLAQTDMRFAIQYALSYPERLNGELPRLQLKDLCRLEFREPDRRRFPSIGFAEEALRRGGTMPAVMNAANEVAVAAFCQGRLRFTDIWTVIERTMRAHRVEAQRDLATVLAADRWAREFAGAVEL